GCCATATAATATGCCTTTTTTTAGCCTGGATGCTGAACAACAATATAATTATTTAAGATTTAAAAGCTTCAATATTGCACCTGCATCATTTATACGTCGTTCAGCTCTAATTGATGTTGGTTATGCTGACGAAAGTTTCAGTACGATTGAAGACTTACCATTATGGCTTCGCTTCACTAAAAAGGGCTACAAACTGTATTTTTTGAAAGCGATTACTGTGTACTACCGTGTGGCAAATTCTGCATCGAAACATTCTCACCGTTATGTTAACTATAACTTTTTGAACGATCTGATTAATATCGACAAGATGTTTAAAATTAACGATATCGAAGGTATTTATTATAAAGCGCTAAAACTGGATGCTCTAACATTATTATATGGAAAAAAGTTAATTGCAAAGTTAACCAAGAATAAAGTCAGCTTTTTGTCGAGATCGCTGGATGTCATACATTTAAGCTTAAGACCTGTTTATATTGTTCGGAAGATTAGGCGACATATCATTAACTTTACTAAAAAAGATGCAATCTAAATTATATTGCATCTACTTTTATAAAAATTGGTGTAAATATGTTTTATTTATTTGTTGTGTCTTTGTTTTTCGGTTCGTGTCTTGATTATTATATATGGCGAAAAATTACGCCTTCAATGATTTCTGTTATCGGTATATATGTAATATTGTTTATACATGCTGCCATAGGCGAGTCTCTTGGTTTTTTACCTGTAGAGTCAAATGTTTACTTTTTTATAACAACATTTTATGTTGTCGGGCTTTTTGCAAGTCTAAGCTGTGCATTTGGGATGTCATTTCTCAGCAAAGGCATTGTTCTTAATACTCGTGTGACAGATAAATATTACGGACTTAAAATTCGGAAAAATATAATAAATATAACAGTAGTGGTTTCTCTTATATGTTGTTTTTTTATTTATAAAGGATGGAGTGAGGTTGGATCTTTTGTAAGCGATGATTTTGAGGGGACTCTCACTTATGGCATCGCGGGTCATTTTTTTGCTATCCTGGTTGCTTTAATACCATTTTTGCTAAAAGCATATTACTCTAAAAGAACCAAATCCGTTTTCTTACTGTTAGTTTTTGTGCTTGTGCTTTTATTTATGAAGCAAGTTAAATATTGGGTAATGATCCCGCTTGTATGGATGTTTTGGTACTCTATAGTTGCTGGATATATAAAGCTCTCTATTAGAAAGTTCTTGTTTATTTCGCTGGTTTTGGCATTTTTACTCGTTTCTTTATTTTTCTCAGTCTATTTTATGAAGGTTTTTTTTAGAGAAGGTTCTGAAAACGTTGATTATAATACTGTATTAATAGAAATAATGATTCATTTCTTTGGCTATCTTTATTCGGGACTTCTAACATTTTCTGTATACATTTCTGATGGTTTATATAATGCATTTATACCAAGCGACATTCTTGGGCTTTTTTCCGGTCCGGTCAATATAATCAATGTAATACTAAATGACAACTTGATAAACCTAACGCTCCCAAAGTATTTTGTCGTAATCAATAAAATTACTGGTACGACTGGAAATGTTCCAACGCTATGGGGTACTCTGTTGCTGGCCGGAGGGTATTATGCATATGTTTTCTATTTCTTCATGTTTTTTTGCATATATTTATTGCTGTGGTTTGCGAAGCGTAGTCAATGTTTTTTAATTATATATACGTTTATTACGTCGTTTCTTTTTTTTAGTTGGTTTGATTACTACTACTACCTGTTAATGCCGTTTGAAGTTACTGTTTTAATTTTTATTTTCTATACTA
This sequence is a window from Cronobacter sakazakii. Protein-coding genes within it:
- a CDS encoding glycosyltransferase family 2 protein; translation: MKDVVSVVIVTYNSAKTIVETLDSILNQSYGPANIELIISDDASTDDTSIVVENWITKNASKFSKVVFKKNIINQGVSKNCNIGWQSCTSEWIKTIGADDLLSPDCIDKNMEYIQNNSGCSIVFSQMKWFGRIKKITPEPYNMPFFSLDAEQQYNYLRFKSFNIAPASFIRRSALIDVGYADESFSTIEDLPLWLRFTKKGYKLYFLKAITVYYRVANSASKHSHRYVNYNFLNDLINIDKMFKINDIEGIYYKALKLDALTLLYGKKLIAKLTKNKVSFLSRSLDVIHLSLRPVYIVRKIRRHIINFTKKDAI
- a CDS encoding DUF6337 family protein; protein product: MISVIGIYVILFIHAAIGESLGFLPVESNVYFFITTFYVVGLFASLSCAFGMSFLSKGIVLNTRVTDKYYGLKIRKNIINITVVVSLICCFFIYKGWSEVGSFVSDDFEGTLTYGIAGHFFAILVALIPFLLKAYYSKRTKSVFLLLVFVLVLLFMKQVKYWVMIPLVWMFWYSIVAGYIKLSIRKFLFISLVLAFLLVSLFFSVYFMKVFFREGSENVDYNTVLIEIMIHFFGYLYSGLLTFSVYISDGLYNAFIPSDILGLFSGPVNIINVILNDNLINLTLPKYFVVINKITGTTGNVPTLWGTLLLAGGYYAYVFYFFMFFCIYLLLWFAKRSQCFLIIYTFITSFLFFSWFDYYYYLLMPFEVTVLIFIFYTIFERKIKFRNITLFSGESYDETR